CAGGTGCGGTTGATAAAATGGTGAAGCTGAGCGAATCCGGCGATTCCGCCGTCGTCGAAGCGGTTGTGGCGAATTTCCTAGGGTTAAGCGCGCTGGACTCGAACAAACCGATCATCGGCTGCTCTGGCGCGATTCCTCTTCTAGTGGAGGCTCTGAAATCGAATCAGACTCAACCGCAGCAGGATTCGCTCAGAGCGCTGTACAATCTCTCAATCTCACCTTCAAACATCGCTGCAATGGCGGAAACCGACCTGATTCCGTTCCTCTTCACCAGAATTGGGGAAATGGAAATGAGCGAGCGGATCCTCTCCATCCTCGGCAACCTAGCCTCTGCCTCCGAAGGGAGGAAGCGAATCAGTCAAATCGCTGACGCATTCCCGATCCTAATGGACGTATTCAACTGGATCGATTCGCCAATCTGCCAAGAAAAATCGAGCTACATTCTGATGGTGATGGCGCACAAGTCGTATATCGATCGGCAGGCGATGATTGAGGCCGGCATTATGTCGGCCCTCCTCGAGCTCACGCTGCTCGGGAGCACGCTGGCGCAGAAGAGGGCGTCGCGGATGCTGGAGAGCTTCAAGGGGAAGGGGAGCGCCTCAGCCCCGCTGTCGGCCTACTCGGCCGAGGCGGCTGAGGAGGAGAGGATGGCGATGGAAATGAGCCAGGAGAGCATGGCGGTGAAGCAGCTGGTGCAACAGAGCTTGCACAGCAACATGAATAGGATGGTGAAAAGGGCTAATCTGCCGCATGATTTTGTTCCATCTCAACATCT
This portion of the Salvia splendens isolate huo1 chromosome 10, SspV2, whole genome shotgun sequence genome encodes:
- the LOC121753184 gene encoding U-box domain-containing protein 45-like — translated: MGKCEAGSVALERPLNLWSLILDSVRCGGGGFQRKKSGDRKGSEKLSELLKQPEWWEGDEDVRRKEESLQCLKNVARKLQVEETMVEGAVDVRRLTKDDPGARTTLALLGVIPPLVSLFDDGDLCFRSQIAAMYALLNLAIGNDANKAAIVKAGAVDKMVKLSESGDSAVVEAVVANFLGLSALDSNKPIIGCSGAIPLLVEALKSNQTQPQQDSLRALYNLSISPSNIAAMAETDLIPFLFTRIGEMEMSERILSILGNLASASEGRKRISQIADAFPILMDVFNWIDSPICQEKSSYILMVMAHKSYIDRQAMIEAGIMSALLELTLLGSTLAQKRASRMLESFKGKGSASAPLSAYSAEAAEEERMAMEMSQESMAVKQLVQQSLHSNMNRMVKRANLPHDFVPSQHLRSLTATSTSKSLPF